The genomic segment ATCACACTGTTCACGCTTCCGTAATAATCACTGtcttgataaattaataaaacacaaattttattttacgataaagTTACATcaaattaatggaaaatattattaacgatatacaaatatattcaaactttatttgattattatgACGTATTCGTGACGTagcagtaatacgtcatatcgtacgaTTCTTCTAACCACTATCTGCACGTAAATCTTAGATTAAATGTTATCGAGTTTTGCATACAATAAGCTTAGTTACGTGAATTTTGAAAACGTCCAGCAAGAAATACAAAGacgttaataattatttatagcaCTAAATACATAGCAATGATAGCTTTTATTTTGAtcaaatttcaagaaattttcattcaatatgcataattgaaaaaaaattctttgcattatatatataaaaatatatacagttATGAACATTTTTGCATTACGTGATTGTTGCTTTGAGAACAATATTTTATCTCtgaatttaaataatgtatGGCCCCTagtatttttacaataaatgcTTGATTCGCAGCagtgtataaagtaatacatgTTTAAGTCAacttatatataaaagttggTAGCTAATTAGATAGCTAAcaatattctttatatatattaacatatattatCGTATTTGTGTTTtcaataatactatataaatgtGTTATAAATCTGGagcatttaaaatttaaaatgatgatatttacatatttaaaatgtatataaatcgCTTGCTTGAAAAAGTTATTCTCttatttcataaatgtttTGCTTCTCTTTTTCAGGAATGAAATATATCAAAGTGATATATCTAAGTAAtgcaattattttcagttgTTCTGTTTAAAACTTTCATTTTGTGTTATTGCATTATAATATTGCATTTCTCTTTTTGCAGGACAATAAACATTacgtatgtataaaaaattgccTGTACATAAatgtttgaataaatattaaaattatagctTTTTACATGATTATACTTTGTTTTCTAACTTCGAGATATAATCTTGTACGTTTTCTATAACACTGTATATATAAGGACGTTCCATAGGATTTACCTTTAACATTGATAAAATCACATTTTGCATgtcctataaaataaaaggaattaaacgttaaacTTTTGAAGATCTAATAATTGTAGTTAAGTATTATTGTACCTCCGTATATGGAGCATCTTCTGGAAATGTAATATTTGCGCTCATTACAGCTAAAGCAACACTATCTCCCCTTTCATATACCGCGTCAAACGGCGATTTAAAATAACACAATGCATAAAGAATGCATCCTAATGActaaaacaatatatatatatatttcaatatatattagaattaagaataaatatttagaattatgaattattgatCTTACCCAAATATCTGTTCGTTCATCTACCATACAATAACTTTCAACATTGAATAATTCTGGTGCTTTATATGGCATTGAACATCTTTCAGCTGCTAAGTCCTGTAAAGTTTGTGCTGCTTGTGAACCGCATATCTTAACTCTGGCTGGAGCTACAGAACCTACAGAAGTCAATCTTGATTTAATAATCATTGTTTcttattgaatattataataaattaaatatacctAGATCCATTAAAATAGGAGTATTTCCATCATCAAGGACAATATTTGCAGTCTTTAAATCTCTGTGAGCAAGAGGTTCTGGAGTTGTTTCGTGAAATGCTTTTACACCTTcgcatatttgtaaaaaaatatttaaaatatctagtGCACTCATGTAATCCTTATTTTTAGCACGTCTTTCCAATTCATTTGCAAGGGTACCTCTCTAAGAAcaaaaacatttatattttaattcattcaaagttaataaacatattacttaagatatatattttaatgtaagaATAACTTACATGATAATAAGGTAAAACAATCAGTACTTCACTTGTTGCATTAGCAATAGGATCTGCTGTTCCTTTATAGGTAGAATCAATACATTCTATAATATTTGGATGTTTTACAAGATTATagtattctatttcttttgctGCTAATCTCTGATCTTCTAATCCATGACAAATGATCTTTTTAATAGCATACTTCTTGTGAGTCATTGTATCTTCTACCAAGAGCACAGTGCTAAATCCACTAAAATTGCATTAAAATCATATTACAAACAACGAAAATATCTTATGATattcattattaaattaaatgcatCTACATATaacttagaaaaattaattttcatacagCACAAATGTGACATGACTTAGGTTAAATGAGATATAACAAAACTTACTTTAACGATGCAAgcataatatatgatataaagtattttaaaataaaggaCACAGGCTCCatataaaatttgcataaatagaTAAGCtttagaataatatataacatttgaTTTTATGGTTAGACATACCCTTCTCCAAGATGTTCACGAACCGTGTATTTTCTtgaatttatcgttattatttccTTTGAGCATATACAGcccatttttaaaattaagcTTAAACCAAGGCTATTCATTCTTAGTTattcataataaaagaaagattctACTTGATGTATTATCTTTATTCATATGCAAACATCTTGACACACATTACATACGTTACCATTGAGATTTGTGATCAGTTTAAGTTAGATCATTGTACGTCAgttgtttataaataatttttggtGGATACGTTCTTTAAAATTGATCGTGTTcgagttttataaaaaatttacaaatgtaaaacttgatataaattttacaatcgaTATTGAATCtttcttaattattcttttataacaaaagaaaaaaatattgtgaaaATTCTACCATCAAAATTAGATAGAAATGAATAAACTCCATTTGTGATTTCTCAATATGGTTACACAAGAAACGAAAGTCGCCTTCAAAGTAATTCTTTCCATCTCAAGTAAATTTTATCTGtaacattattaaaaatttaagacGAGTGGTTTAAGCTGAAATGTACATTTActacaaatttaatataaagataatgcttttattaattgtttatattaCTAGGTAGTGTACGCTCTAGTATGGTTATTTTTTACAAGTTATTATTTTTGGGGTGCACAAGAAGTAACTGTAACAACTTCGATTGATGAATCTGGTTGGGTACCAGATGGAGCATTTGCATCTGAAATTATGCAAACTGGAGCACAGCCTGAGGAGCAAAGCACTTAACGTTATTAAACTTGCATAAAGAAATTAACtgtgataaattttaattatctgtCTCTGATACAATAAATGGTGTCAAATAAATGTAAACAATTgagtaaaaatgtttatttacaaCTAAGTATGGAACTGATGACGAACTCTAGTTATCATAAACATTTGTTTAttcattcttttaaaaaatgagaCTTCAATGACATTTGCAAAAAACATCTACAATAATTAGAccattttcaataataactctatacatacatatgtatcatACTCTGATCATAGTAAACTATTTACAGAGCTAAGAAGGTACTATCACAAATTcttcatataaatttaaaatagatattaaattaaaatgtatatgtttgtttaaatttatatctttttagtAAGTTACCCATGTAAGTAACttgatacaaataaatttctgtcAGTTTTCACAAACAGATAAGTaatatagattttta from the Bombus fervidus isolate BK054 chromosome 12, iyBomFerv1, whole genome shotgun sequence genome contains:
- the LOC139993003 gene encoding serine/threonine-protein kinase 16: MNSLGLSLILKMGCICSKEIITINSRKYTVREHLGEGGFSTVLLVEDTMTHKKYAIKKIICHGLEDQRLAAKEIEYYNLVKHPNIIECIDSTYKGTADPIANATSEVLIVLPYYHRGTLANELERRAKNKDYMSALDILNIFLQICEGVKAFHETTPEPLAHRDLKTANIVLDDGNTPILMDLGSVAPARVKICGSQAAQTLQDLAAERCSMPYKAPELFNVESYCMVDERTDIWSLGCILYALCYFKSPFDAVYERGDSVALAVMSANITFPEDAPYTEDMQNVILSMLKVNPMERPYIYSVIENVQDYISKLENKV